From a single Vitis vinifera cultivar Pinot Noir 40024 chromosome 18, ASM3070453v1 genomic region:
- the LOC100250521 gene encoding uncharacterized protein At4g08330, chloroplastic, translated as MENSMVLAHETQPHRDFSASSLRDVSYSCGSCGYELKLCSSNRNTKNIGSKYGKNIKRGVISFLQVDESRFTLVDEFKCIPYFISRHSWGLFCHRTKLLCRKCSNHVGNAYVRKSPYPLVLDESDSAPAPATATTDISTCRKYDIRLRALQPSSSEPSAIPLLT; from the exons ATGGAGAATTCGATGGTTCTCGCCCACGAAACTCAACCTCATCGGGACTTTTCTGCTTCTTCTCTAAGAGATGTCAGTTACAG CTGTGGTTCTTGTGGGTACGAACTAAAGCTTTGCTCCTCTAATCGGAACACAAAGAATATAGGCTCCAAATATGGGAAAAACATAAAACGCGGCGTCATATCATTTCTCCAAGTCGATGAGAGTAGATTTACCCTGGTTGATGAGTTCAAATGTATACCCTACTTCATCTCCAGGCACTCTTGGGGTTTGTTCTGCCACAGAACCAAACTTCTTTGCCGTAAGTGTAGCAACCATGTTGGCAATGCTTATGTCAGGAAGTCTCCTTACCCACTTGTGTTGGATGAATCGGATTCTGCCCCAGCCCCAGCCACAGCCACCACTGACATCTCCACTTGTAGAAAATATGACATTCGACTCCGTGCCCTGCAGCCCTCATCTTCTGAGCCCTCTGCCATTCCGCTTCTCACCTGA
- the LOC100245393 gene encoding photosystem II 22 kDa protein, chloroplastic, whose amino-acid sequence MAQTMLITPSVSGHSVLDLKRQPLLQRLRPKPFSHLLLPPLPTSSSTSSPAFTTLALFKSKTKAAPSKKVTKPKPQVEDGIFGTSGGIGFTKKNELFVGRVAMLGFAASLLGEAITGKGILAQLNLETGIPIYEAEPLLLFFILFTLLGAIGALGDRGRFVDDDPPTGIEGAVIPPGKGLRSALGLREGGPLFGFTKSNELFVGRLAQLGIVFSIIGEIITGKGALAQLNIETGVPISDIEPLVLFNVIFFFFAALNPGSGKFVTDDEEE is encoded by the exons ATGGCTCAGACCATGCTGATCACTCCTAGCGTTTCCGGGCATTCAGTGCTGGATTTGAAGCGACAGCCTCTGCTTCAGAGACTCAGGCCCAAGCCATTCTCCCACCTTCTCCTCCCTCCACTTCCCACCTCTTCCTCCACTTCATCTCCTGCATTTACAACTCTTGCTCTCTTCAAATCAAAGACCAAAGCCGCTCCTTCAAAGAAG GTTACGAAGCCGAAGCCACAGGTTGAAGATGGAATATTTGGCACCTCTGGTGGCATTGGCTTCACCAAAAAAAATGAGCTGTTCGTGGGTCGTGTTGCCATGCTCGGCTTTGCT GCATCCCTGTTGGGTGAGGCAATTACAGGGAAGGGAATCCTAGCACAATTGAATCTAGAAACTGGAATCCCTATCTACGAAGCTGAGCCACTTCTCCTCTTCTTCATCCTTTTCACCCTGCTTGGAGCCATAGGAGCTTTGGGTGACCGTGGCCGCTTCGTTGATGATGACCCTCCAACTGGAATTGAGGGGGCAGTCATCCCTCCCGGCAAAGGCCTCAGATCAGCATTAGGACTCAGGGAAGGAG GTCCTCTATTTGGATTCACAAAGTCGAATGAGCTGTTTGTGGGAAGATTGGCTCAGTTGGGCATCGTCTTCTCTATAATTGGAGAAATAATTACAGGGAAGGGAGCTCTGGCACAACTGAACATCGAGACAGGAGTTCCGATTAGTGATATCGAACCCCTCGTCCTCTTCAAtgtcattttcttcttctttgctgCATTGAATCCCGGGTCGGGAAAATTTGTGACAGATGACGAAGAGGAGTAG
- the LOC104882465 gene encoding esterase, with amino-acid sequence MGQCTDSIKLYGLTIKHFEFLHHVIQKSTSSSSSSLSLSLSLSLSMESPSTTRLATSLCCICVLLSFTTTVINPVVALENCKFPAIFNLGASSSDTGGYAAAFSQPPWPYGRTFFRMPAGRFSDGRLMIDFIANSFGLPFLSAYLNSLGSNYTNGANFATAASTIRLPTSIIPAGGFSPFYLDLQYDQFVQFKSRTLKIRKRGGVYKDLMPKEEYFPKALYTLDIGQNDLGEGFFANKSIQEVNATVPDIINGFSTNVRRIYKSGARSFWIHNTGPIGCLAYILANFQAAQRDSAGCSKPHNEVAQYFNYKLKEAVAQLRKDFPLAAITYVDVYSVKYSLFSQPKKYGFELPLVVCCGYGGEYNYSNDAGCGSTITVNGSQIFVGSCERPSLRVNWDGVHYTEAANKFVFDQISSGAFSDPPLPLKMACHRNASY; translated from the exons ATGGGGCAGTGCACTGACTCAATTAAATTATATGGTTTGACCATTAAACACTTTGAATTTCTTCATCACGTAATCCAAAAGTCTAcgtcctcctcctcctcctccctctctctctctctctctctctctctctccatggAGTCTCCCAGCACCACCAGACTTGCCACTTCTCTCTGCTGTATTTGCGTGCTTTTATCTTTTACTACCACAGTGATCAACCCTGTTGTTGCTTTGGAAAATTGCAAATTTCCAGCAATCTTTAACTTAGGAGCCTCCAGTTCAGACACAGGTGGATATGCTGCTGCCTTCTCTCAACCTCCCTGGCCTTATGGGAGGACCTTTTTCCGCATGCCAGCAGGCAGATTCTCAGATGGTCGCCTCATGATTGATTTCATTG CCAACAGTTTTGGTCTACCATTTCTCAGTGCTTATCTTAATTCTCTGGGGTCCAATTACACAAATGGTGCAAACTTTGCCACGGCTGCTTCTACAATCCGACTACCGACTAGCATAATACCTGCAGGTGGGTTCAGTCCATTCTACCTGGACTTGCAATACGATCAGTTTGTGCAATTCAAGTCCAGAACACTAAAGATAAGGAAACGAG gTGGGGTGTACAAGGACTTAATGCCCAAGGAGGAGTATTTTCCCAAAGCTCTATACACGTTGGACATCGGTCAGAATGATCTTGGTGAAGGGTTCTTTGCTAACAAGTCAATCCAGGAAGTCAATGCAACTGTCCCTGATATAATCAATGGTTTCTCCACCAATGTCAGG CGTATTTACAAGTCGGGAGCAAGATCATTCTGGATTCACAACACAGGACCCATCGGCTGCCTCGCCTATATCTTGGCCAATTTTCAGGCAGCTCAAAGGGACAGCGCCGGTTGTTCAAAGCCTCACAATGAAGTGGCTCAGTACTTCAACTACAAGTTGAAGGAGGCTGTTGCCCAACTCCGGAAGGACTTTCCTTTAGCTGCAATTACATATGTCGATGTCTACTCTGTCAAGTATTCCCTCTTTAGCCAACCCAAGAAATATG GGTTTGAGCTTCCACTTGTGGTTTGCTGTGGCTATGGAGGTGAGTACAACTACAGCAATGATGCTGGCTGTGGTAGTACCATCACTGTTAATGGTAGCCAAATTTTTGTGGGATCATGTGAGCGCCCTTCACTTCGAGTGAATTGGGATGGAGTTCACTACACTGAGGCAGctaacaaatttgtttttgatcAAATCTCCAGTGGAGCATTTTCAGATCCGCCTCTGCCCTTAAAAATGGCATGTCATAGGAACGCTTCATATTAA
- the LOC109121704 gene encoding esterase, with translation MGCLPYMLVSFPDVAAQTDSIGCAEPFNQISQYFNSKLKEAVLQLRKDLPSAAITYVDVYSVKYELLSHPEKYGFEHSLVACCGYGGKYNYNNEVVCGGTITVNGTDIFIGACDRPWVRANWDGIHYTEAANKFVFDRISSGACTDPPVPLKMACHRRDSR, from the exons ATGGGCTGCCTCCCATACATGCTGGTCAGCTTCCCAGACGTCGCGGCCCAAACTGATAGCATTGGCTGCGCCGAGCCTTTTAATCAGATATCTCAATACTTCAATTCCAAGTTGAAGGAGGCCGTTCTCCAGCTCAGAAAAGACCTTCCCTCGGCTGCCATCACATACGTGGATGTTTACTCAGTCAAGTACGAGCTATTGAGCCACCCCGAGAAATATG GGTTTGAGCATTCACTTGTAGCTTGCTGTGGCTATGGAGGCAAGTACAACTACAACAATGAAGTGGTCTGTGGAGGTACAATCACTGTTAATGGCACCGATATATTCATCGGAGCGTGTGACCGCCCTTGGGTCCGAGCAAATTGGGATGGAATTCACTACACTGAGGCAGCTAACAAGTTTGTTTTTGATCGAATCTCCAGTGGAGCATGCACGGACCCGCCTGTTCCCTTGAAAATGGCATGTCACAGGAGGGATTCCCGTTAA
- the LOC100252368 gene encoding filament-like plant protein: MEKRKWLWKRKSSEKSPGETESSGSISSHSERYSDDQDGLKSSPNHSTQSPEVTSKVATSGDEVNDNVKSLTEKLSAALLNVGAKDDLVKQHAKVAEEAVAGWEKAENEVVVLKQQLEAAVQENLVLEDRVSRLDGAIKECVRQLRQAREEQEEKISEAVVKKTREWESTKFELESQLLELQTQVDAAKAEPPVPFDPDLCHMLQALEKQNSALKYELLSQSEELQALEKENSTLKLELLSQSEELEIRTIERDLSTQAAETASKQHLESIKKVAKLEAECRRLKAMARKSSSIHDHRSVAASSLHIESLTDSQSDNGEQLNMVDISLHQTSSFDVNDCEPSCSDSWASALIAELDQFKNEKVVSRNLPASSIEIDLMDDFLEMERLAALPQAEHGSRSLESQAVTNQTSNEDSSLRAELETMTHRMAELEEKLEKMEAEKAELEIALTVSQDCIEASKIQLREAEMKLEEMQKELDFANESKQALESQLIAMEAEARTMSARVDSLEAEIKKEHAMSAEIGVKCQELEDELLKKKQELKFQQAASSNSERKVKQEELAIAAGKLAECQKTIASLGKQLKSLATLEDFLTDAGNLADFSGKSVISTAAGGETWQLHSNDTFLPRRSADSSNMSAEICGPSINGNNGNSFSSLSLSASSINHLGSDKTLQGFGNQLPPTRSRSGIQLQNH, from the exons ATGGAAAAAAGGAAATGGCTGTGGAAAAGGAAGTCTTCTGAGAAAAGCCCTGGTGAGACTGAAAGTTCTGGATCAATATCCTCCCACTCTGAAAGATACTCGGATGACCAG GATGGATTGAAGTCATCTCCAAATCATAGCACTCAGTCACCAGAAGTTACATCCAAAGTTGCTACCAGTGGTGATGAAGTTAATGATAATGTGAAGAGTCTGACAGAGAAATTATCAGCTGCTCTTTTGAATGTTGGTGCTAAAGATGATTTGGTTAAGCAGCATGCCAAAGTTGCTGAAGAAGCTGTTGCAG GCTGGGAAAAGGCTGAAAATGAGGTGGTGGTTTTAAAGCAACAACTAGAGGCTGCAGTTCAGGAGAACTTAGTGCTAGAAGATCGAGTGAGCCGTCTTGATGGTGCCATCAAGGAATGTGTTAGGCAGCTAAGACAAGCAAGGGAGGAGCAGGAGGAAAAGATCAGCGAAGCAGTGGTGAAGAAAACCCGTGAGTGGGAATCCACCAAATTTGAGCTTGAGAGCCAGCTTCTTGAGCTCCAAACACAAGTAGATGCTGCTAAAGCTGAACCTCCTGTTCCTTTTGACCCAGATCTGTGCCATATGCTTCAGGCTTTGGAGAAACAGAACTCAGCCCTCAAGTATGAGCTCCTCTCTCAATCTGAGGAGCTTCAGGCTTTGGAGAAAGAGAACTCAACCCTCAAGCTTGAGCTCCTTTCTCAATCTGAGGAGTTAGAGATTAGGACAATTGAGAGAGACTTGAGTACCCAAGCAGCAGAAACAGCTAGCAAGCAACATTTAGAAAGCATAAAGAAGGTAGCAAAGCTCGAGGCTGAGTGCCGAAGGCTAAAGGCCATGGCTCGTAAATCATCTTCAATCCATGATCATAGATCTGTTGCTGCTTCTTCACTTCATATTGAATCTCTCACTGATAGCCAGTCTGACAATGGAGAGCAGTTAAACATGGTGGATATCAGTCTCCACCAGACTAGCAGCTTTGATGTGAATGATTGTGAACCAAGTTGCTCAGACTCATGGGCATCTGCCCTAATTGCTGAGCTCGACCAATTCAAGAATGAAAAGGTTGTTAGTAGAAATCTTCCTGCATCATCCATTGAAATTGATCTCATGGATGATTTCCTTGAGATGGAGCGACTTGCTGCCCTGCCCCAGGCCGAGCATGGAAGCCGTAGCCTTGAATCACAAGCTGTTACCAACCAGACCAGTAATGAAGATAGTTCATTGAGAGCTGAGCTTGAAACCATGACTCATCGGATGGCTGAATTGGAAGAGAAGTTGGAGAAAATGGAAGCAGAGAAAGCTGAATTGGAGATAGCTCTAACAGTAAGTCAAGATTGTATTGAAGCATCCAAAATTCAGTTGAGAGAGGCTGAGATGAAGTTGGAGGAGATGCAAAAGGAGCtcgattttgcaaatgaatcaAAGCAAGCCCTTGAGTCTCAACTCATTGCAATGGAAGCAGAGGCTAGGACCATGTCTGCAAGGGTTGATTCCCTAGAAGCAGAGATAAAAAAAGAGCATGCTATGTCAGCAGAAATTGGAGTCAAATGTCAAGAATTGGAGGATGAACTActgaaaaagaaacaagaactCAAGTTTCAGCAAGCTGCAAGCTCAAATAGTGAACGAAAGGTGAAGCAG GAGGAGCTAGCCATTGCAGCTGGAAAACTTGCAGAGTGCCAGAAGACAATAGCATCTCTGGGGAAGCAACTAAAATCTCTGGCAACACTGGAAGACTTCCTGACCGATGCTGGGAACCTAGCAGACTTCTCTGGAAAATCAGTGATTTCTACAGCAGCAGGTGGAGAAACATGGCAGTTGCATTCCAATGACACATTTTTGCCTAGAAGAAGTGCTGATTCTTCCAACATGAGTGCTGAGATTTGTGGTCCTTCAATCAATGGTAACAATGGGAATTCATTCTCATCTTTGTCCCTCTCAGCTTCATCCATAAATCATCTCGGCTCCGATAAAACTCTTCAAGGGTTTGGAAACCAGTTGCCTCCAACTAGGAGTAGGAGTGGGATTCAGCTACAAAATCATTGA
- the LOC100262628 gene encoding esterase: MESPSTIRVATSLCYFCVLLSFTTTVIDPVVALENCKFPAIFNLGDSNSDTGGYAAAFSQPPWPYGRTFFRMPAGRFSDGRLMIDFIANSFGLPFLSAYLNSLGSNYTNGANFATAASTIRLPTSIIPAGGLSPFYLDLQYDQFVQFKSRTLKIRKRGGVYKDLMPKEEYFPKALYTLDIGQNDLGEGFFANKSIQEVNATVPDIINGFSTNVRRIYKSGARSFWIHNTGPIGCLAYILVNFQAAQRDSAGCSKPHNEVAQYFNYKLKEAVAQLRKDFPLAAITYVDVYSVKYSLFSQPKKYGFELPLVVCCGYGGEYNYGNDASCGSTITVNGSQIFVGSCERPSLRVNWDGVHYTEAANKFVFDQISSGAFSDPPLPLKMACHRNASY; this comes from the exons atggAGTCTCCCAGCACCATCAGAGTTGCCACTTCTCTCTGCTATTTTTGCGTGCTTTTATCTTTTACTACCACAGTGATCGACCCTGTTGTTGCTTTGGAAAATTGCAAATTTCCAGCAATCTTTAACTTAGGAGACTCCAATTCAGACACAGGTGGATATGCTGCTGCCTTCTCTCAACCTCCCTGGCCTTATGGGAGGACCTTTTTCCGCATGCCAGCAGGCAGATTCTCAGATGGTCGCCTCATGATTGATTTCATTG CCAACAGTTTTGGTCTACCATTTCTCAGTGCTTATCTTAATTCTCTGGGGTCCAATTACACAAATGGTGCAAACTTTGCCACGGCTGCTTCTACAATCCGACTACCGACTAGCATAATACCTGCAGGTGGGCTCAGTCCATTCTACCTGGACTTGCAATACGATCAGTTTGTGCAATTCAAGTCCAGAACACTAAAGATAAGGAAACGAG gTGGGGTGTACAAGGACTTAATGCCCAAGGAGGAGTATTTTCCCAAAGCTCTATACACGTTGGACATCGGTCAGAATGATCTTGGTGAAGGGTTCTTTGCTAACAAGTCAATCCAGGAAGTCAATGCAACTGTCCCTGATATAATCAATGGTTTCTCCACCAATGTCAGG CGTATTTACAAGTCGGGAGCAAGATCATTCTGGATTCACAACACAGGACCCATCGGCTGCCTCGCCTATATCTTGGTCAATTTTCAGGCAGCTCAAAGGGACAGCGCCGGTTGTTCAAAGCCTCACAATGAAGTGGCTCAGTACTTCAACTACAAGTTGAAGGAGGCTGTTGCCCAACTCCGGAAGGACTTTCCTTTAGCTGCAATTACATATGTCGATGTCTACTCTGTCAAGTATTCCCTCTTTAGCCAACCCAAGAAATATG GGTTTGAGCTTCCACTTGTGGTTTGCTGTGGCTATGGAGGTGAGTACAACTATGGCAATGATGCCAGCTGTGGTAGTACCATTACTGTTAATGGTAGCCAAATTTTTGTGGGATCATGTGAGCGCCCTTCACTTCGAGTGAATTGGGATGGAGTTCACTACACTGAGGCAGctaacaaatttgtttttgatcAAATCTCCAGTGGAGCATTTTCAGATCCGCCTCTGCCCTTAAAAATGGCATGTCATAGGAACGCTTCATATTGA